A genomic region of Colletotrichum destructivum chromosome 5, complete sequence contains the following coding sequences:
- a CDS encoding Putative short-chain dehydrogenase/reductase SDR, NAD(P)-binding domain superfamily — MRRAVAHYTYHTSIPNGASLSRSIFRCAEFVHRSRSSFFPLFVVHPSRRVHFRNSQQLTATPVCAQSTTATTMSSSKVIIVTGASRGIGLAIAQHLLKESHKVVLAARSKDQLEALKAAHPGQVEYIAGDLGDLKTIPKIAEAAVKTFGKIDGIVINHGVLEPVTRLADSSIEEWKKAYDINVFSGLALVQASLQELRKSQGCVLWVSSGAATGAYAAWGAYGTSKAAMNHLSAHLAVEEPDITSIAISPGRVDTAMQKVIRDAGGGHMAEKDHSSFVSAFDKGELFKPEQPGNIMARFVVNPEHNLSGKFIKWQAGELSAYQDA; from the exons ATGAGGCGGGCGGTGGCCCACTACACATACCATACATCCATTCCGAATGGCGCAAGCCTCTCCCGCTCCATCTTTCGCTGTGCAGAGTTTGTTCACCGTTCGAGAAgctcttttttccctcttttcgTGGTGCATCCGTCCCGTCGGGTTCATTTCCGAAACAGTCAACAACTGACTGCTACACCAGTTTGTGCACAATCCACTACCGCTACCACCATGTCCTCCTCCAAAGTAATCATCGTGACTGGCGCCAGCCGAGGCATCGGCCTGGCCATCGCTCAGCACCTGCTCAAGGAGTCTCACAAGGTCGTCCTGGCGGCGAGGTCAAAGGACCAGCTGGAGGCTCTGAAGGCCGCTCATCCTGGACAGGTCGAGTACATTGCGGGCGACCTGGGTGATCTCAAG ACCATCCCCAAGATTGCTGAGGCCGCAGTCAAGACGTTTGGCAAGAttgacggcatcgtcatcaacCACGGCGTGCTAGAGCCCGTCACCCGCCTGGCAGACTCTTCGAtcgaggagtggaagaaggcGTACGACATCAATGTGTTCAGTGGACTTGCGTTG GTGCAAGCTTCTCTGCAAGAGCTGCGCAAGTCCCAGGGCTGCGTCCTATGGGTCTCATCAGgcgcggccacgggcgcgTATGCCGCATGGGGAGCCTACGGCAcctccaaggccgccatGAACCACCTCTCCGCACACTTGGCGGTCGAGGAGCCTGACATCACGAGCATCGCCATCAGCCCCGGTCGCGTCGATACTGCCATGCAGAAGGTCatccgcgacgccggcggcggacacATGGCTGAGAAGGACCACTCGTCCTTCGTGTCCGCGTTCGACAAGGGAGAGCTGTTCAAGCCCGAGCAGCCTGGCAACATCATGGCGCGGTTCGTCGTCAACCCGGAGCACAACCTCTCCGGCAAGTTCATCAA GTGGCAAGCCGGCGAGCTTTCAGCGTATCAAGACGCCTAG